Below is a genomic region from Brassica oleracea var. oleracea cultivar TO1000 chromosome C9, BOL, whole genome shotgun sequence.
TATCCTGAAAACCAGTTAAAATGAATGTTAAAGCAGGATCATAGTTTTTGAACCAGTGGATGTGGCAGGTTTTGAAACATTACCCCAGTAGCATCATATTCTTGAATCTCTTCTAAAGTAATGACATACTCTTGGCAATGATTGCATAAGCCTTTGTTCTCTTTAAGGTGAATAAACTCAGCACGAGTAACACAGCCTTGACATACAGCATGTGGGCAACAGAGACAGAACAGCTTTGGTCTCTTGTTACACAAGTAGCAACTGTGCCACACTGAAAATTGAAAAAATTATTAAAAAACCTTAACAAACAAGCCCTTCAGAAAGCGAGTATTAAAAATATAAAATAACCTTCTGGCTTCAAAAATTAAACTGCAAACTATATTATGTAAGTATGTGATAGTGATAAAGTTAGGACTTACTACAGATCAAAGATTCTTCATTGTTCTGTATTGAGATATTCTTTTCAACGCAAGAAGCATGATAAACTTTTGGACAGTCCCTGAAAATATCAAATAAGCAAAGTACATAATGCATCTATTTAATATTCATATTGACGAGTATTACATAGAAAAAAGAGAAACGAACTTTCCTAAGATCAAGAAACACTTAGAAGATTTACATTTTGATAAAGCCTTTGTCACCCTAATAAAAATAAATAATTATACTAGTTTCAGCCAGCCTTGAAAAATGAAAATGATGAGTCCTCCTATAACCAAGCCTAAAAGACGTAAATACCCTTCCTTCATCAGGAGAAATCAAATCAAGAACATGCAAAAGGATGAACAAAAACACTTAAACGAAACAGCAGCAGCAACATTATGATTGAGTTTCTCTAGAGAGAGAGAGGGTGAAAGACTCACTTGTAGTCACAGAGCATTAAGCTTCCACCATCTTTGCAGACGAAGCACCAGTCCTCGCACTCCTTCTCCTCCCCTTCCTCATCGTCCACATCAACAATCTCCACTGCATCCATATCTCTAGCTTTCATATTCGCTACTTTGGTGGTGGCTTAACCTAAATGACACTGTGCAAACAAGAAACGAGCTGTATGCAGATATTTTTTTGAGGGAAACTCCGATTTTTAGGCGGAAATTATCAGAATAAATAGACCCAACGCTACCTTTTGGTTTACTTTCTCTTTTTACCCCTGTTATATATTAGACACGTGTTTACTACACATGATTTAAAAGGGCTAGTTGGTAAAATTAAACATTTTACAACAGTGTTGAATATTGGAACTCGTTCCAGTGAAATCTTCTTTAGTAAAAAGTCTTCTTTATCTGGAAACTGGAAAGGCATGTTTTTACAGTCTGACACAAGGCTATTAATTCTCAGGTAATAATGATATAAGGTAGAACCAAACAGGTTTTTAATCCCTTATATAAAAGTGATTAATGATTAAGTGGCTTATTGTTTCTGGATTAATTGCAGTAATTTGTAGCTGGAGTTTCTGTGTACACCAATTGCAAGAATACTCCAAAGGTTAAGTGTAGTTAAGCTACGTTTAATAAAGGTCTAATCTAGTACTAGTATGTAAGTTTTAAATGATCTGCAAACAAAAATATTCTTCTTCTCTTAATTTCTATCCACTTATCTTAATGCATTTTATTTTTTTATAAAATAGAAAATATGTTTGTGTTTGTTGAACAAATTAAGGCCTATTTTGGTGTATATACAAGAAGTGGTCAATAATTCGGTAGATGGTCATAACTTTTTCATATTTGCAGATTTGGTAAGAGAATGGTGGTGTAATGACGTTAATATCCTTTTCTCCGGATCATACTAATAATAGCCACAAAAATGAAAAAAATAGATAATGTTCCTCAGATTCATCACAAATTTTACATTTCTCACATCAAACGAACGAAAAAACAAGAAGATAAAGCAAAGCAACCACACAAAAAAAACAGTAAGGCGCATTTCTTCCTCACCAAACGCAGTGCCGAAGCAAATCAAACATCGAATAGATATAAAATGAGAAGAAGAATGAGGATTACAATGATGACAGCAGAGGCGAAGGCAGAGGCTTACGGGAATACGGTGGCAGAGTAGAGCAGAGGCTTACGGAACACGACGGCAGAGCATATGCGAGCGAAATACTTGTATTCTTCACATTTATAGAGAGATGAATCAAAGGATATGTCACCTGAAAAATAGATATCTAAACCCTTGGATTTTTACCAAAAAAAATAGAGAAAAATTCAGTATCGATTGAAAAAATTTAGAGTACATGATTTCATCAGAATTTTCGTCAATAAAGAAACAGTTTCCTTATTTAGGGAAGATGAATGATCACATCAGGAAGAAGAGAGAAAGAGAGAGAGCTAAAGAGACGAAGAGTTAGCTTCTGTTTCAAAAAAATAATAATCTATAGTTAATTTAGAAGCATGCACGAAAGATAAAGACAAAAGTATCAGATTTATGTTTATGCATATCTACAAGATAGAATAGGGTTACTACTGGCATTATGAAAAAATCAACAGTGACATATCCATCTACCTAATTAAATTTGTTTTTGTGGTCATCCACCGCAAATTCCCAAAAAAATTCATTGAAGATTGGGATGATCATCAGATCTTTTGTAAATTAAATATTCGTTGAAGATTGGGATGATCATCGGATCTTTTATAGACCGAGAGCAAAAGTCACAGTAAGGTGAAGAATCGTATGACAATTATAAAGGGTTGAGCATAAGAACATATTCAAGTTCCAAGTATATTAATGGGTAGTATTATTTATATCATTGGTCTTCAGTAGATATTCTTAGTCTGCTTTTTCATCACATTATCTGATTATTTACCTAATTTTCTAAAAACATTCTTGCAAAATATGTCCATGTTAACTCCATTTTAGTTTGTATATTTATCATTTCCTCTCATTTCGAAGGTCATAGATTTTTTTTTAATAACATTTCAAAGTCTTTCTAGGCCCAAAGACTAATTACTACAAAGGTCGCAAGATCCGCGTTTTTTAAGACGTTCCGGATTGCCAAAGAGAATCAAACCTAAGGTGGTACTCACAGCCGTGAGCCCTTTACCACTAGGCCAAAACCCATTCGTTAATAGATGAGACTAATAATATATATATAGTGCCCTTTTGCATTGCCATCGTCCATAATAGTGGAATATAATCTGAACAAGTGGAACCTTCTTAATCATGCTTCTGTATATTCCTATATCAGAAACTATTTTCCCATCATAATTCTACTTCTTAATAAAGGTTACTCATTTGATCAAGAAAATAAAATAAAGGTTACTTTAAATCACTGATTCATTCAGATCGTTCTTCATTATTATTATTATCTTTTCCAGGTTCATTCATTTCATCACAATGAAGTCCCACAATCGCAAAAGAGGTCACCCAAAATAAAGAAACAAGAGACCACCAATAAAGAAAAAAAAAACAGACGCTTTTGGTCCGGTGGTAAAATGCTCACGGCTATGAGTTATGTCATCTAAGTTTGAGTTCCAGCCACCGTAAATTAAAATGGGATAAAAAAAAGGTGACCCCTCTAGATGTTTTCGGCGGCCTCTCTGGCTCAGTTCCGATGGACATTCATTAGACCATGATTAACTCCAGTATCTTAATTGGGGTTCTTAGCTTCGGCAAATAGACGGTTCTTAGCTTTTCTTAGATTTTAACTAAGAAAAACTAAGAACTACCTCTTAAATAAGAAATATAAGAGCCGTCTCTTAGCCGAAAAATGTAAAAAAAAAGTGTCAAATCATGAGTTAAGAACCCCGGCTAAGAAATCGGGGTTAATCATGCCCTTAGACGCTAGTCGGACTCGGATCTCTTTCGAAGGCATCCGGATAACATGATCATAAAAAAAATTAAAAAAAATCAAAGATCAATCAGACAATCAACATAGTGGGATTCTCTTTCCCTAAAAGCAGCATTTCTTCTTCTTCTTTTACATCAGAGGGATAAAAAGATTGAATAATAACTTCTTTTTATGAAAATACTGAAACTATGCGTTTGAAACAGATAAAGAAAAGCTGTTAAGACTTGAGAGAACATAGAGCCAAAGACAATGTTCAAGTGGCTCTCCTCTTCACACAAGGCTAACCAGAAGATACACCATGGTTCCAATTGGTAAACATTGATTAATCGCAGAATCGTGGTAAAAATAGTTAAGATACAGTAAAAATTAATTAAGTTGTAGAAAAATTTAAAGTTTGCGAAATACGTACTAGATTAATTAAAAATACTTTATCATATAATTTAATAATACGAAAGTGTTTGATTTTGTCAATAATCAACTAAAACTCACTTTTCCACTTAATGAAATTTTTTTTTCATATTTTTGTCCGTTATATTTTTGTGTTTTTTTTTTAATTTTGCAATATTTTTGTAATTGGTAAAATACTTGCGCAATAGCGTCTAAACTTCGTCATTCCGCAAGCCCATGTGTTTTTTTTTTGTATATATAAATTGGTTATTGTGGTTTGGTAATGTCATAATGGTAGTTTGTTATATAGGTATTACAGTTTACTCGGTTTTTAGAGTTAGAAAATTTTCGACCGGTTAAGAGAAAAACCGGGAAGAACGAAAAGTCGATGCAGAGTCGTTACTGCCGTACCAACGGTTTATTTATTTGCAAACGGTTATTTTTCCGTTACTCCAATCTGACGCATCTCTCTTCTTCTTCTTCGCTCTTTCTTTCTTGGTTCTTTCTTAATAAGTTTTTGATGGATCCTTTCAACTTTGAGACCGATCTTCACTCACTGAGAAGACTATACGGTCTTCTCCACTCAAATACAAACAATGAATTCATACCACAAGCCTTTCTGGTGAGTTTAACCTAAAGAACCCTATGTTTCTATCATCAATTGATCTGACATTAGTAACGTTGAAATTTTGCAGTTAGATGAGAACACTCAGTTTCTACTAAAGCGTTTGCTTGATTCTGAGACAGAGGAGCTTTTGGCTAGACAAACCAAGGTTAGTTAGTATCTCATGTTCAAGATCCATTGAGATTTTGAAGGCTGTAAACATTTAATCAAGGTTTTAATAGAAACAAATTTACACATTTTGAAATTTTTTTCTACTTTAAATTTTTTTTTTTTTGGGGAGGGGGGGGGTGGCAGCATATGCTAATGTTTCACTTGCCTATTCCCACGACCGCTCTTGGTTCTGTTACGCCCACCATGTTCATGTTGTTGTGTTTTTTTTTTTGTGTTTTTTTTTTCTTGTAATGTGGTTACAGATACTTGCACAAGTACAGTTAGGTTTGCCAACACCGAGTAGAAACTCAGTCTCAAGGGGTGTCATTAAATTGCCTAGTAAGGTTGGTTTAACAGAGGAAGTCGTTGATTCAATAGAACGTATCGAAACACAGCTTTCTGCTTTTCGTTTTTGCTCTAGTCGTGATGATAGAACAAAGACGTGCAAGTCACGCAACATACAAGAACACTCATCTTCTGTAATACCATTTCAACGGTTAAGCGAGAAAGCATTGATGGCAAGAAGACAAAGCTATCAAGCTTCTGTGTCTGGTTTGAGGAGTACAAAAACCTCGAATATAGCACCTCGTCTGAGAAGTGTGAATAATAATGCTGCAGCTTGTGGTGATCGAGCCTTGAATCTTGAGCCACAAGGAAGCAGTTCTCCTGATGATCAAGTTGTTGTGGTCAGGTCACGTCCGCCATTACCGTCTCGTCCTAAGCCAAGAGAGAGTAATAGAACGTCACTGAAGATGGGGAGTATGAAACCAACTTTGTTGGATCAAGAAACCGAGACATGGGATGAAGAAAGTGGAAGCACACGGTCTGGAACAAGCTCACAAGTTTCTACGACAGATCAAGAATCAGAAGAAGCCTCTAGAGAAACAGGTTCAACCACTGGGTCAAGCTGGCAAACTCATGGTGAGAGCGTCACCGAGTCAGAAGACTCATCGTATCAATCATCAGAGAGTGATGATAACTCTCAAGACAGTGACTCTCCTCCACACAAAAGGAGAGACAGATCAAAGGAGACTCTCCTCCCTCACAAAAAGTCTAAAGGGAGGCTTAAAAGATTCAAGGAGAAGCTAGGTAAAGTGTTTCACCATCACCACTACCACCACCACCACCATGAGAGTAAAGAGAAAAGCCACAAGCCATCAGCATGGAAGCATTTAGTGAAGAAACATCTTCAGAAAGACAAAGAGAAGTTGGTTGAGACGAGGGTGAAGTCAGAATCCAAAGGTCTGGTGACTAAATATAAGAACAAAGGTGGGCAGTTTCATGCGTTAGTGGAAGGGTTGATGAGACATCGTAGAAGACGCTCGAAGATGAAAAGGCAGAGCCATGGCAGGAAGAAGATGAAGTGGTGGCAAACACGTAGACGTCAAGGCGGTGTCAAGTTTCCTAAGGGAAGGAGAGTTAAGTTAGGAAAGACAAATTATTTGTGTAATAAGGATCAAGAAAATGATGAAAATTAGTCTCAGAAGTAGATAATAGCGAAAAGAAAAGACCTATAAACCCCAACCAAGCTGCATTGGTTTAAATACTACTCCATTTCCATCTGTTTCATTATAACTGTCGTTTTAGGTTTCTCCACATGGATTAAGAAAATAATTAATTTTGTACATTTCCTATAAAAAAACACTATTAACTATACACCTAACCATATTTCAACCAATAGAAAAATAAATTTTGCATAAAATTAATAAATTTTGCATTGAAAATCGAAAACGACACTTATTTTGTAATGAAAAAATTCTCTAAAACGACACTTAATATGAAACGGAGGGAGTAAAAGGATTCAGAAACATCCATCACCTAGATTCGATTTGTCTTGACTACCTAACCGCAGCTTTTTGGATATTCATAGTTATTAAAATAACTTTTTTTCTATTTTTACTTATAGTAAATTTTGTTTTTATTATAAAGTTTCATTATTTAGAGGAAAATTGAACAAATCGACTATGTTTATTATTATGCTTTTTCCATAAATAAGCTTCTTTTACGTCCATACCAAAATTAAGAAACATCTACAGAAAATTATAATTTCAATTCAGAGAATAAAAACGAGAAAAAATAACAGCCAATTTAAAAAGAGACATATCATTTTATTTTCTATTATCCAGATAGTACTTTCTTATATATTGAGATTTTTTTTTGTTTTAAATTGTGTACACTTTAATATACATAATAAATGTTTTTTTAACTTGTGGATATCTCCAATTTATGGAAGAGTATACACTATGTCACATAGTGTATGTGTCTATGTCTTTCGGCTTTTGAGCAAAATAAAAAGTTCAATGTTTAACATTCCTTATAGTAATTTTTTTTTTATATATAATTCTGCTGGATTATACAAACTTTTAGTCAGCATTAATTAAACATCTTATGAAAGTAAAATTAATATTTTGACTATATATTCCAACTTCCAAAGTATTAAAAGAACTGTTACGAAATATGAAGTCAAGATTCTTCCCGCAAAATCTACTTCTATGACAATAAATTCGGAAATAATATTTCAGTCAAAATTTTAAATACCATTATCTTTTTCTTCGGTTTTTATGGACAGTTTTTTTTTTTTTTTTTATCTCGAAAAACGTTGAATAGTGAAAAGAAAAGAAAATAAATAGAATAGGAAAAACACTCAGCTTTCTCAGCACCACCATGTGGGTTGGTGTAGTGGCAAAGAACTCTTTTCGAATCCAAGCTCAAAAAGGACCAGCATTTCCCAGAAAATTCTTGTTACCAAGAAACGAAAAGAGATTGAATTTTTCGAAAGGTTCTAACTTTATGCATGCCCATGAATCGATCTTAATCCCAGATTTGGCGGAGGTTTGCTCACTCCAAACCCTATAGATTTAGTCAAGTTTGTTGATTTAGACACATGCTTGATTTTTCATTTCGCAGATCGTGTAAATCGTGATTTTTTTTTTTTTTGTCTAGAGAGCTTAAAAATTGAATTAATGGCTGCTTAATCTGCCTCTGTTAATAAAAAAGTTAGTGTAATGACTGCTTATTAATTTAATTTGAGTTAAAAAAAATTAGTGTAATGGCTGCTTCATGTTGCTTCAGTTAACCAATTGTAGTAATGACTGCTTAATCTACTTTTAGTTATAAAAAAAAATTAGTTCTGGCTGCTTAGTCTGCTGTAGTTAACCTATTGGAGTAATGACTAATGGCTGCTGTCATCTGCTTCTGTGTATATATATATATATATTTTTTATATACTTACTATTAATGGTTTCTTTCGTTTGGATTTGCTGCAATTGATCATGCTCAGGTACAACCTGCTGAATAAACTTATTTAGTTTGAGACATCATTTTGTCAATGTCTTTTGGTAACTTTCTTTTTGTTTTGAGTTGATTCAGCATGTTTATGGCTCTTCTAATATCTGAAAGGCTGGGATGATATGTGATCTCAAACTGATTATAAACTATACATTCTCCTCACTCATGTATCACATTCCACTTTAAGACTGATACCTTAATTTAGCTGCATCATCAATTCATCATCATTAGTTTATGCATTTTTTTTCCTTCTGAATGTAAGCTTAGATCATAATGATTACTTTTTTTTTTTTTACATTCTTGAATTCAATTTCTATCTTTGTTAAAGTGATGCGTTACCATAAGCTTGTTCCACTTAATGTTTGTGACTGACATCTTATACTGTTTTCACTGCAGGAGCTCATCTGTTTTCTCTGTTAAGAGTACAGTACTTGATACAGTGTGGTCCATTTGCCTTATTGGATCTTTGAGTTGTCTTGTCAAAATGAAGGCCTCTTTAAACGGCTACATCATCTAAGTGAACTTTTAGTGTGGTCTTGTGAAGAAACAGAACTTTTATTTTGGGGGGGCTTGATGGGTAAAGAGAATCAGTTGGAGACAGCAAACTGTGGAGTCAATGATCACGGTTCTCCACCCGTCAAGAACAACGAGGAGCTAGCAGCAGTTGAGGCGCGTTACAGTACAGAGAGTGACTCTGGTTTGCCAACTTGTCGTGTATGCCACTCTACAGAATCCGACAAACGGGGAGATGCTGCCTTGGGACTTTTGGAGATCACTCCTCCGCTTCCAGAAGCTCGTAAAAGCAATGCAGACGAAGCTGGTGATGCTGAGGCTGAGCAGAAGAGTTGTATCGTCAAGAGCAACATTGATATCGAAATGGGAATCCAGCAGCATCATCAAGATGCATTGGTTGAGCTTGGATGTTCTTGCAAAAACGAGCTTGCGTTGGCACACTACGCTTGTGCGCTCAAATGGTTCCTCAACCATGGATCTACAGTCTGTGAGATCTGCGGGAAAGCTGCGGAAAATATAAAAACTGGTGATTTCAACAAAGTGGTCATTGCCTTGAGAGACTACACGGCGCTAAGAGAAAGAACAGATCCAAACTCTGTACTACCGGTGAGTACAGATGAAGTGGCTGCCATTAGAAGGCAACGACTTAGTGAGATATCTTCATGGTTTGGCCCTCATTCTCTTAACAACCACAATGGCTCTGTTGCGGCTTCTCAGGAACAACCTTTAGGTGTTGTGAGCTTTGACATGTTGCCTATGGAAAACCGTGCAACTAAATGGGCTGTGGAAGGTACAGGGATTCTACTAGCTACCGGTTTACTCACTGTTACTTTGGTCTGGCTCATTGCTCCTCGTGTTGATAAGGTAATGCCATGGACCAAACTGTGTATTTAAGCCTCTTTAATGGGTATTATTGGTTTAATGCTTCTTTAATTCACTCAGAAAACTGCTAGGAGTGGAATTCATATCCTTCTTGGTGGTCTATGTGCTTTAATAGTAGTCATCTTCTTCAGATTTGTAAGTAAAAATCATCTTTTTTTTTTAACAGATTTTCATGATTCTTGTTTTTTACTAATCCAAAAAAAACTTGGAAACAGGTTGTGCTGACGAGAATTAGGTATGGTCCTGCACGCTACTGGGTAATCTTATTCATCTTCTGGTTTCTTGTGTTTGGTATTTGGGCTTCTCGTTCGAATGCTCACGATGCCACTTGAATCCATCTCTGTGCTCTCTCTCTCTCTTCTTTGTAATCTTAATGTACATTGCTTCTTCAAAGAAAAAATAAGCTTACCCTCACTAATTATGATGAATGTATATATGGTTTGCAATGGGCAATGTTGCTTGTTAAATTTCCTCTGTTTCTACTTCATGTCAACACATCTTTCATCATCAAGCTATAATAACTAGAGAATTTTTTATCATGAAACTCCAGTACATAAACCTCATTCTATCTCCTCTATAACCACCACTAACCCACACCACCTTTTCTGATACGACCTTTCTCCTTTACGTCTGGAAACCCTTAGTAGTTGAGCTCAACCACTGAGTTCTTCTCTGCCCTTACTGATGATTCCAATACCTGCCACACTTCTAGCCCTGCATATTTCTGTTTTCGGCTTGGTTCGGTAAATTTGTTAGGATCCGTTCGGTTACCTATGAAATTTAGTTTGTTTTTTTTTTGTTTGGTTTGGATAATAAAATTGGGAATCATTTAATATTCGAAATAATTTTGGATCAAATTTGGTTCTGATTATTTTGATCATTTCGGTTAATTTGGATAAATTTTATGGATAATTTATATTTTGGAGAAAATATCAGGTAATTCAGGTTTTTGGACTATTAGATAATTTGGAATATTTCGGATAAAAAACATACGGATAATTAATTTTTTTTTGGATAATTCAGTTTATAAATAGTATTATTAGAATATTTTAAAATTCAGGTATTTACCTGTTTTGATTTTTTTTTAGTTTTAGAAGTATAAAATCTGTGCAGATATTTATGAAATTCGGTTAAGTTGGGTTCTATTTTTCGGTTTCGTGCAGGGCTGTTCAATATGGCAAAACCGAACTGTACCGAACCGAACCAAACCGAAATAGATAATATGGTTAGGATTTGGTATATACCATACAAACCGAATGAATCTGATTTTTAAAAACCCGTAGCATTTGGATATGGTTCGGTTTATAGCCGATAAAACCAAATAAACCGAATAAAACCGATCAAAAAATAGAAACATGTAAATATGTATATATTTTATAACAACGTATGAAAATCATAAGTTATTTTTTTTGCTAATAACTATTACCATATTTTTTACAGTAATAAAATAGTCCTGATTTGTAAAACACTTGAACTATAATTAAATAACAATTCATCGCAAACATGCTTCTTATTTTCTTAGTCTTCTTTTGATCTTTTTGCTTTAATTTAGCATTGACTAAATTGAAATAAAGATTATAAATTTGATGATAACAATTAGTGGAAATTCTTCACAATTTTTTTTATCTATAAACGAATAGAGTTTCGTGTTTAATGGAAGAAACATGACTTTTATGAACGTTAAATATGAAAGAAGATAATAACTTATTTTTTGTGCTTCGTGTTTCTGTTTTATTTTTTGTTTTTTATTTTTATTATCAAAATTTTGAGCTTTGATTTTAATTATACTTTTATTTAAACTTATAATATTTTTTAATAAATGAATGTGTTGACAACAAGACTCTAAAATTCATATAATATGATCCCAAAATAAAGAATTATGTTTTTTGGTATAAAACCGAATAAACCGAAAACCGACGGTATATAAACCGAACCGAACCGAAGTAAATATGGATTTAGAATGGTAGTTATATTTTACTAACCGAAATACCGAAAAACCAAAAAAACCGAATCGAAACCGTACCGATATCCGGATTGAACACCCCTAGTTTCGTGTATGCCTAGTAGTCTAGTACTATGGATCAGCTTTTGGGCTTTTCGTTCGAAGAAGACAAATCTACAAGATGGGTATCAGATCAGGTTTAGGCCTTAA
It encodes:
- the LOC106314181 gene encoding uncharacterized protein LOC106314181, with translation MDPFNFETDLHSLRRLYGLLHSNTNNEFIPQAFLLDENTQFLLKRLLDSETEELLARQTKVTYANVSLAYSHDRSWFCYAHHVHILAQVQLGLPTPSRNSVSRGVIKLPSKVGLTEEVVDSIERIETQLSAFRFCSSRDDRTKTCKSRNIQEHSSSVIPFQRLSEKALMARRQSYQASVSGLRSTKTSNIAPRLRSVNNNAAACGDRALNLEPQGSSSPDDQVVVVRSRPPLPSRPKPRESNRTSLKMGSMKPTLLDQETETWDEESGSTRSGTSSQVSTTDQESEEASRETGSTTGSSWQTHGESVTESEDSSYQSSESDDNSQDSDSPPHKRRDRSKETLLPHKKSKGRLKRFKEKLGKVFHHHHYHHHHHESKEKSHKPSAWKHLVKKHLQKDKEKLVETRVKSESKGLVTKYKNKGGQFHALVEGLMRHRRRRSKMKRQSHGRKKMKWWQTRRRQGGVKFPKGRRVKLGKTNYLCNKDQENDEN
- the LOC106315742 gene encoding uncharacterized protein LOC106315742 isoform X2 — encoded protein: MGKENQLETANCGVNDHGSPPVKNNEELAAVEARYSTESDSGLPTCRVCHSTESDKRGDAALGLLEITPPLPEARKSNADEAGDAEAEQKSCIVKSNIDIEMGIQQHHQDALVELGCSCKNELALAHYACALKWFLNHGSTVCEICGKAAENIKTGDFNKVVIALRDYTALRERTDPNSVLPEQPLGVVSFDMLPMENRATKWAVEGTGILLATGLLTVTLVWLIAPRVDKKTARSGIHILLGGLCALIVVIFFRFVVLTRIRYGPARYWVILFIFWFLVFGIWASRSNAHDAT
- the LOC106315742 gene encoding uncharacterized protein LOC106315742 isoform X1; the protein is MGKENQLETANCGVNDHGSPPVKNNEELAAVEARYSTESDSGLPTCRVCHSTESDKRGDAALGLLEITPPLPEARKSNADEAGDAEAEQKSCIVKSNIDIEMGIQQHHQDALVELGCSCKNELALAHYACALKWFLNHGSTVCEICGKAAENIKTGDFNKVVIALRDYTALRERTDPNSVLPVSTDEVAAIRRQRLSEISSWFGPHSLNNHNGSVAASQEQPLGVVSFDMLPMENRATKWAVEGTGILLATGLLTVTLVWLIAPRVDKKTARSGIHILLGGLCALIVVIFFRFVVLTRIRYGPARYWVILFIFWFLVFGIWASRSNAHDAT